Genomic DNA from Microbacterium sp. NC79:
CGGGTGCGTGGCTTCGCGGGGGTATCCGCGAGGAAAGCCGCAGCGATCGGCCCCGTCGGCGTGGGCCGAGGAACAGCGGTGAAGTCACCGTCGGCCACGACGTGACCGGCGCGAAGCGCAATCGCCGAGGCGTGCAGTTCGCGGGTGAGATTCACATCATTCGTCACGATGAGGCTCGCCATATTGCGTTCCTGCTGCCTGCGCCGAATAGCGTCGTAGATGACAGGACGCATCTCGACGTCCAAATTCGCCATCGGATCATCAGCGACAAGCAGCACCGGTTCGAGCACCACCGCGTGGGCAAACGCCACGCGTTGCAACATGCCTGCACTCAGCTCGTACGGGTATTTGTCGGCTGCCCCCAGAGGCAAGTGCACCTCGTCAAGCAACGCGGCGACACGTTGCCGCAGCGCGGTCGCGTTATGCCTGCGTGACCGCGATGTAATTGGCGATGCGATGATCTCCCCTACCGTGAACTGCGGCGGCAACAGTGCGCCCGCGCTCTGCGGAAGGTATCCGGTCCGTACGAGCCACTCACGGCGCAGGCGTCCAGGGCGCTTGCCCGGAATACCTCCCACGGTGAGGTCACCGCCGACAATCTCCACGCCCGCGGCCGGCTGCCCGGCGACGAGCGACGCGAGGGTTGTTTTACCTGCCCCCGCAGGGCCAGCGACCACGAGGGTCTCCCCCGGCTCGATCGTAAACGTCACGCCGTCAACGATCCGCAGCTGTGTGGTTCCGATACTGAGGTCAACGGCGCGAACCGCGGCGGAATCATGTCGTCGGCGTGCCATCATCCCATCCTGTCCTAGCCAACGGGCAGGGTCTACTCGCCACGCAGACTGCGAATGCGAACGTCGAGGTCGCGCAACTGCACGCGCAAGGCTCGCCCCTCTTCCGAGTCAGGCGCAATGCGCTGCACCGCCCCGAGCAGTTCGTTTTTCCGTGCGTT
This window encodes:
- a CDS encoding ATP-binding cassette domain-containing protein; this encodes MARRRHDSAAVRAVDLSIGTTQLRIVDGVTFTIEPGETLVVAGPAGAGKTTLASLVAGQPAAGVEIVGGDLTVGGIPGKRPGRLRREWLVRTGYLPQSAGALLPPQFTVGEIIASPITSRSRRHNATALRQRVAALLDEVHLPLGAADKYPYELSAGMLQRVAFAHAVVLEPVLLVADDPMANLDVEMRPVIYDAIRRRQQERNMASLIVTNDVNLTRELHASAIALRAGHVVADGDFTAVPRPTPTGPIAAAFLADTPAKPRTRRQRRARHG